The following is a genomic window from Pseudomonadota bacterium.
CATCATCGAGCTCTCCTTGGGTGCTCCGCCTCTGCCAAGGCGGGGTTCGTTGCGCACGACAGGGGATCAAACCCCTGGCCTCTACGCAACCCCCCAAGGAGACGTCATTCCCCATCCCGGGAACCTCAGGCATCACATCGGAACCGATCCAGCACGTCCCCAAAGTCCGACGCCCATCGGTCTAGCCCTGGCGCCGCAAAGCGCCAACTAGCCATCGACGAGAGGCTCGTCGTCGAGCACCTCGTCAAGGTGCTGCAACTCGGGGTCCAGCAGTTGCTTGGGTTCAGCGATCATAGGGCGCTCGTGCTCAGTGCGTCAGCTTCCACAGCATCGCGAGCTGTCGGTCGACCAGCCTCATCGAGGTTTCGATCTCGGTTTCGTTTACCCAGCCCCACGCCAGCGCCACCCGCAAATGGCAGCGTGTTTCGTCCGCACTGCCCGCGCTGATCAAGAAGAACTGCACCCGGTCCTTGCCCCTGCGCCGATTGCCCTCGCCCAAGTTGGCCACTACCGAGGAGGCCGAATCCTCGAGCTGACGAGCCAACTTCGGGCTGCGTCTACGAATCTTGTCGACCACGGGACGCAGGCTCCCAATCAGCGACAGGGCAAGCTCCAGTGCCAGGAAGGGTTGGGTGAAGGGGCGGTTGCTCTTGGTGGTCATGCCCCCACTCGGCGCAGGAACCGTGACAACCCCGCATGGCCATAACGCCACACGGTTCGAACACTCGACTGCGGCGGGGTTGGCGCGGCTCGTGCGCCACAAAGGGTGTGACCACCAAGAGCGACCGACCCGCAGCCCGGCCCTTCCTGGCG
Proteins encoded in this region:
- a CDS encoding four helix bundle protein, whose translation is MTTKSNRPFTQPFLALELALSLIGSLRPVVDKIRRRSPKLARQLEDSASSVVANLGEGNRRRGKDRVQFFLISAGSADETRCHLRVALAWGWVNETEIETSMRLVDRQLAMLWKLTH